TTGGGTGACTATTTCCTCTCTATTGCTCTCCAAAAAGCGGTAACTACAGATAATATTTACATTGTAAAATCACTTTCCGAGTTTGCTGCCACCTCTGTTGATGGTGAAATTCAGCAGATGTTTACCGCTCAGTCCGCTAATTTTTCAGAAGAAAACTACTATAAAATCATTTATAAAAAGACTGCATCTTTGTTTGAAACCTGCTTTAGGGTAGGGGCTTTATCAGTAGATTCTTCAGAAGAAAGAATAGAGAAACTGGAGAAATTTGCCTACTACCTGGGGTTGATTTTCCAGATTCGGGATGATATTTTTGATTACTTCAAATCTGATGAAGTAGGTAAACCGACCGGAAATGATATTCGTGAAGGAAAGGTTACTTTACCACTGATTTATGCACTCAATACATCTGTAAATGGAGTAGGAGAGAAGATGCTGAACATCATAAGAGAAAAAGATTTCACTCCTGAAAATATTCAACTTCTAATCAATTTTGCAGTAGAAAATCAAGGTATTGAATATGCTGAAAAGAAAATGGAGGAGTTTAAAGTAAAAGCGCTGGAATGTCTTGAAGAATTTACGGATACAGCTGAAAAAGAGTCGCTTAAGACTGTTTTGAACTATACCATTCAACGAAATAAATAAAGGAAAAGGGATGATTTAAATTTAGAAGTCATCCCTTTTCTCTTTATTTATTTAAGGCAAAAACAAGCTTAATCTTTAAGCCACGAATTGAAAATCAA
Above is a genomic segment from Parabacteroides sp. FAFU027 containing:
- a CDS encoding polyprenyl synthetase family protein, whose translation is MDILTEIKVPIQEEIKNFDESFREALLSDNELINKAVDHFLQKKGKNLRPILVLLAAKCATGSVNQKSFDSAIALELFHNATLLHDDVLDETNMRRGLETINSKFNSKLAVLLGDYFLSIALQKAVTTDNIYIVKSLSEFAATSVDGEIQQMFTAQSANFSEENYYKIIYKKTASLFETCFRVGALSVDSSEERIEKLEKFAYYLGLIFQIRDDIFDYFKSDEVGKPTGNDIREGKVTLPLIYALNTSVNGVGEKMLNIIREKDFTPENIQLLINFAVENQGIEYAEKKMEEFKVKALECLEEFTDTAEKESLKTVLNYTIQRNK